One part of the Pseudoalteromonas piscicida genome encodes these proteins:
- the minD gene encoding septum site-determining protein MinD, producing the protein MAKIIVVTSGKGGVGKTTSSAAIGTGLALKGYKTAIVDFDIGLRNLDLIMGCERRVVYDFVNVINGEANLNQALIKDKRVEKLYILPASQTRDKDALTREGVERVLNEMKEEFDFIICDSPAGIEAGAMMALYFADEAVVATNPEVSSVRDSDRILGILQSKSKRAEMGLEPVKEHLLLTRYNPERVDSGEMLSVDDVKEILAIDLLGVIPESKAVLNASNSGQPVILDQESDAGQAYSDAINRLLGEVVDFRFLQVEKKGIFKRIFGG; encoded by the coding sequence ATGGCAAAAATTATTGTCGTAACTTCAGGTAAAGGCGGTGTTGGTAAGACAACGTCAAGTGCAGCAATTGGTACTGGCTTAGCGCTAAAGGGTTATAAAACAGCCATTGTCGATTTTGATATTGGTCTTAGAAACCTCGACTTAATCATGGGATGCGAGCGTCGCGTTGTTTATGATTTTGTCAACGTTATCAACGGTGAAGCAAATCTAAATCAAGCATTGATTAAAGATAAACGCGTTGAAAAACTTTATATTCTTCCAGCTTCTCAGACTCGAGATAAAGACGCCCTCACTCGAGAAGGGGTTGAGCGTGTGCTAAATGAAATGAAAGAAGAATTTGATTTCATCATTTGCGACTCACCAGCGGGTATTGAAGCAGGCGCAATGATGGCATTGTACTTCGCTGATGAAGCCGTGGTAGCAACTAACCCTGAAGTTTCATCCGTTCGTGACTCAGATCGTATTTTAGGTATTCTACAAAGCAAGTCGAAGCGCGCTGAAATGGGCCTAGAGCCAGTTAAGGAACACCTATTGCTTACACGTTATAACCCAGAGCGTGTAGATAGCGGTGAAATGTTGTCGGTAGACGATGTTAAAGAAATTCTAGCGATTGACTTACTAGGTGTAATACCTGAATCAAAAGCAGTACTTAATGCGTCGAACTCAGGTCAACCGGTTATCTTAGACCAAGAGTCTGATGCAGGCCAAGCGTATAGCGATGCAATTAACCGCTTATTAGGTGAAGTCGTTGATTTCCGTTTCTTGCAAGTTGAGAAGAAAGGTATCTTCAAACGGATCTTTGGAGGGTAA
- the minC gene encoding septum site-determining protein MinC — protein sequence MANQTFELKGNLFTLSVLQLFSLDLTKLRQDLDSKISQAPKFFQGAPIVVNLADVQEQTVEFKELKQTLVDLQLNPVGVCSGTQSQHDLAKEAGFSVLNYSRDVQPSTPSQSQAAEVVEKQVYLPAQIVNGTVRSGQQIYAKDRDLIVLGAVSHGAEVIADGNVHIYGTLRGRAIAGAQGQEDTSIFCQRLEAELVSINGSYWISDSLQGEHWGQAAQITQQDESLKITALVKG from the coding sequence ATGGCAAATCAAACATTCGAACTAAAAGGAAATCTATTTACACTCTCTGTGCTGCAGTTGTTTTCTTTAGATCTGACCAAGTTAAGGCAAGATCTTGATAGCAAAATTTCGCAAGCGCCTAAATTTTTTCAAGGTGCACCAATTGTAGTTAATTTAGCTGATGTTCAGGAGCAAACTGTAGAATTCAAAGAGTTAAAGCAAACACTGGTCGATTTACAACTCAATCCAGTGGGTGTGTGTAGCGGTACTCAAAGTCAGCACGACTTAGCCAAAGAAGCCGGGTTTTCTGTACTAAACTATTCAAGGGATGTGCAACCGAGTACCCCATCACAATCTCAAGCAGCAGAAGTAGTAGAAAAACAAGTTTATCTTCCTGCTCAAATTGTGAACGGAACGGTACGTAGTGGTCAGCAAATTTATGCTAAAGACCGTGATCTGATCGTGCTAGGTGCTGTAAGTCATGGTGCAGAAGTTATCGCCGATGGTAACGTGCACATTTACGGTACTTTACGTGGTCGTGCAATCGCAGGTGCGCAAGGCCAAGAAGACACGAGTATATTCTGTCAGCGCTTAGAAGCTGAGCTGGTGTCTATAAACGGGAGTTATTGGATCAGTGATTCACTGCAAGGTGAACACTGGGGTCAAGCTGCTCAAATAACACAACAAGACGAATCATTAAAAATTACAGCTTTGGTCAAAGGATAA
- a CDS encoding YcgL domain-containing protein, which translates to MLTAIYKSPKKADTYLFVTKRDDFSNVPAPLMETFGTPIYVMIIDLARRTKLGIADLETVKQKLTDDGFYLQLPPHTESLLDEFRKQNGVTDS; encoded by the coding sequence ATGCTCACTGCCATATACAAAAGTCCAAAAAAAGCGGATACCTATCTTTTTGTAACTAAAAGAGATGATTTTTCCAATGTCCCTGCACCGTTAATGGAAACTTTCGGCACTCCTATCTATGTCATGATTATTGACCTTGCGAGAAGAACAAAATTGGGAATTGCTGATCTTGAAACGGTTAAGCAAAAATTAACTGACGATGGGTTTTACTTGCAACTTCCACCGCATACAGAAAGCTTGCTCGATGAATTTAGAAAGCAAAACGGAGTAACAGATTCGTGA
- the minE gene encoding cell division topological specificity factor MinE, whose translation MSLLDYFRSEKKNSASLAKERLQIIVAHERSKRGTPDYLPQLKQDILDVIRKYVKVDSDAVNVQFEQNEDDLAVLELNVTLPDDEK comes from the coding sequence GTGTCATTACTAGATTATTTTCGTTCTGAGAAAAAAAATAGCGCATCATTAGCGAAAGAGCGACTGCAAATCATCGTTGCGCACGAGCGCTCAAAGCGTGGTACACCTGACTACTTACCACAACTTAAGCAAGACATCCTCGATGTTATTCGCAAATACGTAAAAGTAGATTCGGATGCCGTCAACGTCCAGTTTGAACAAAACGAGGATGATTTAGCAGTATTAGAATTGAACGTTACTCTACCTGATGATGAAAAGTAA
- a CDS encoding DUF418 domain-containing protein has protein sequence MNRIIAMDAIRGFALLGLLSMNMVHMANFELGYVPAQTAHYLDPFFAMVNSIFFDGRFRTLFAMLFGAALCIQVAKKDDQSLARHRLTWLMVFGVLHGVLIWPGDILFNYALSGFVALRFINASDKKLSRYAIGFILAPSIVISLLLLIDPEPQINRTSEVYLEFLQQIPANYLELLTLNGLYFIIISLLIPVITLWYTAGLMLLGMRLYRSGMFDLERTEPVHKINLFAVIAIILSFVGFVLERKLGVEFFEGIDWILAVPVALFYVVVIKAAMRGAKHHLWSLQCVGRLALSFYLLQSIVFVSYFYFINPSAISTWERVDYFTAFAIASIIQLALAVVYCKLFKQGPFEKLLKVLVLRRARYD, from the coding sequence ATGAATAGAATTATTGCGATGGATGCGATCCGCGGGTTCGCGCTGCTTGGCTTGCTTTCCATGAATATGGTACATATGGCCAATTTTGAGTTGGGCTATGTACCAGCCCAAACAGCCCACTATCTTGATCCGTTCTTCGCAATGGTTAATAGTATTTTCTTTGATGGTCGATTCAGAACCTTATTTGCAATGTTATTTGGAGCGGCATTATGCATTCAGGTAGCAAAGAAGGATGATCAGAGCCTTGCAAGACATCGACTAACATGGCTAATGGTCTTTGGCGTGTTACACGGCGTGTTGATTTGGCCTGGAGATATTTTATTTAATTATGCGTTGAGTGGATTTGTCGCGCTGCGGTTTATTAATGCAAGTGACAAAAAGTTAAGTCGCTATGCAATAGGGTTCATTTTAGCCCCTTCTATTGTTATTAGCCTATTGCTGTTAATTGATCCAGAACCACAAATAAATAGAACTTCAGAAGTCTACCTTGAGTTTTTGCAGCAAATTCCAGCAAACTACCTAGAACTGCTCACCCTTAATGGCCTTTACTTTATCATTATCAGTTTACTTATCCCGGTTATTACTTTGTGGTATACCGCTGGGTTAATGCTACTCGGTATGCGTTTATATCGAAGTGGAATGTTTGATTTAGAGCGTACTGAACCTGTTCATAAAATTAACTTGTTTGCCGTGATAGCCATTATTTTATCATTTGTTGGTTTTGTTCTTGAACGTAAGCTAGGCGTCGAGTTTTTTGAAGGAATAGATTGGATCCTTGCAGTACCTGTTGCGTTGTTTTATGTCGTCGTAATTAAGGCGGCAATGCGAGGTGCAAAACATCACCTTTGGAGTCTCCAATGTGTTGGGCGTCTAGCGCTTTCGTTTTATCTTCTCCAGTCAATTGTGTTTGTAAGCTATTTTTACTTTATAAACCCGAGCGCTATCAGCACTTGGGAGCGGGTGGATTATTTCACGGCATTTGCAATTGCGTCTATAATTCAATTAGCCCTTGCGGTGGTATATTGTAAGCTGTTTAAGCAAGGTCCATTTGAGAAGTTATTGAAGGTACTAGTGCTACGAAGAGCCCGCTATGATTAA
- the rluF gene encoding 23S rRNA pseudouridine(2604) synthase RluF, with product MTEQKRLNKYISETGFCSRREADDLIASGRVKVNGILPEMGTKVSDADTIIIDGKPLKAKPKAVFIAYNKPVGVTCTTERKIRSNIVSAINYPERIFPIGRLDRPSEGLIFLTNQGDMVNKILRAGNNHEKEYEVVVDRPIDERFVKRMSSGVPILGTVTKPCKVRKTGAKSFTIVLTQGLNRQIRRMCEYLGFEVTHLKRIRIMNIDLTGLSSGKWRHLNENEMRAINHATESSSKTQEASAGAGAGKQHDKPRSEVSEVGRPKQDMRAHNSKDRTTELDKQNSVKPKPKTRNGEQNHSHNKRKSSPKHNTKPAKRVKGTLSLNKNK from the coding sequence GTGACAGAGCAAAAGCGCCTCAATAAATACATCAGTGAAACTGGATTCTGCAGTCGTCGAGAAGCTGATGACTTAATCGCCTCAGGCCGTGTCAAAGTAAATGGAATTCTACCAGAAATGGGCACCAAAGTGTCTGATGCTGACACTATCATCATTGATGGTAAGCCTCTGAAAGCAAAGCCAAAGGCTGTATTTATTGCTTATAATAAACCTGTTGGTGTAACTTGTACCACCGAGCGTAAAATCAGAAGTAATATTGTCAGTGCAATTAACTATCCTGAGCGTATTTTCCCAATTGGTCGCTTAGACCGTCCATCCGAAGGATTAATTTTCTTGACCAACCAAGGCGATATGGTCAATAAAATCCTTCGCGCCGGCAATAACCATGAAAAAGAGTATGAGGTTGTGGTCGATAGGCCCATTGATGAGCGCTTTGTAAAACGTATGTCCTCAGGTGTTCCAATCCTTGGCACTGTCACAAAGCCTTGTAAAGTTCGTAAAACCGGGGCTAAGTCATTTACCATTGTGTTGACCCAAGGCTTAAATCGTCAAATTCGCAGAATGTGTGAATATCTAGGATTTGAAGTAACACACCTTAAACGTATTCGGATAATGAATATCGATCTAACTGGCCTTAGCTCTGGTAAGTGGCGTCACCTTAACGAAAACGAAATGCGAGCGATTAATCACGCCACAGAGTCATCGAGTAAAACGCAAGAGGCATCAGCGGGTGCTGGTGCGGGAAAACAGCATGATAAGCCTAGAAGTGAAGTTAGTGAGGTCGGTCGTCCAAAGCAAGATATGCGAGCGCATAACAGCAAAGATAGAACAACTGAACTCGACAAACAAAATAGCGTTAAGCCTAAGCCAAAAACGCGAAATGGTGAACAAAATCACAGTCACAACAAACGTAAGTCAAGCCCAAAGCACAATACTAAGCCTGCAAAAAGGGTCAAAGGTACTTTGTCCTTAAATAAGAATAAGTGA
- a CDS encoding lytic murein transglycosylase has protein sequence MIKKISLLVASVCLSTSVFANTQAKFDEYLKNLKQEAIDKGYTQQLVDEAFATAVFKEKVIKADKSQPEIVETLETYLPKRVPEWKIQQARKLYKEHQESLEKIAKEYGVQARFIVALWGLESNFGRIQGGYPVISALVTLAFDGRREALYKRQLWAALDILRDGHIGLDDFKGSWAGAMGQTQFMPTSFTSYAVDYNKDGRKDIWTTQEDAFASIANYLKSVGWNDDLTWGRQVKLPEGFDNSYILKRGTKSHKEWLSEWRKSERSLQEWQALGLRRMDGTDLPQVNITAALVMPDDANGRMYLAYDNYKALMNWNRSYYFASSVGYLSDRIGYPKI, from the coding sequence GTGATAAAAAAAATTTCCCTACTAGTGGCCTCAGTTTGCTTGTCCACATCAGTCTTTGCTAACACTCAAGCGAAGTTTGATGAATACCTCAAAAACCTAAAACAAGAAGCGATTGACAAGGGCTATACACAACAATTAGTTGATGAGGCTTTTGCAACAGCAGTATTTAAGGAAAAGGTGATTAAGGCTGATAAGTCCCAGCCAGAAATTGTCGAAACACTAGAAACTTATTTACCCAAGCGCGTCCCCGAATGGAAAATCCAACAGGCCCGCAAACTCTACAAAGAACACCAAGAATCTTTAGAAAAAATAGCAAAAGAATATGGCGTACAGGCACGGTTTATTGTTGCCCTGTGGGGCCTTGAAAGTAACTTTGGTCGTATTCAAGGCGGCTATCCAGTCATTAGTGCGTTAGTGACACTTGCTTTTGATGGTCGTCGAGAAGCTTTGTATAAAAGACAGTTGTGGGCTGCGCTGGATATTTTAAGAGATGGTCACATCGGTCTGGATGATTTCAAAGGATCTTGGGCAGGAGCAATGGGTCAAACTCAGTTTATGCCAACTTCATTTACGTCTTATGCCGTTGATTATAACAAAGATGGTCGCAAAGACATTTGGACGACACAAGAAGATGCTTTTGCGTCAATAGCCAATTACCTGAAAAGTGTGGGCTGGAACGATGACCTGACTTGGGGTCGCCAAGTTAAATTACCTGAAGGTTTTGACAATAGCTACATTTTAAAACGTGGCACCAAATCACACAAAGAGTGGCTTAGTGAATGGCGTAAATCAGAGCGTTCATTGCAGGAGTGGCAAGCGCTTGGTCTTCGCAGAATGGACGGCACTGACTTGCCACAAGTCAATATCACAGCAGCATTAGTGATGCCAGATGACGCCAATGGCCGGATGTACTTGGCTTATGACAATTACAAGGCTTTAATGAATTGGAATAGATCTTATTACTTTGCCTCAAGCGTTGGATATTTATCTGACAGAATAGGTTACCCAAAGATTTAG
- a CDS encoding ABC transporter substrate-binding protein yields the protein MIKKVLIGLVLWMVCFSVDAKQSLNVLFVNPSVPGEPFWQRVQGITEAAADQFDIRLDVIYGEGNRIIQLAELKKYLSYRATPDYVILINYPGGAEESLKLLEKYGINHITLEETISGPERLAIGNPKEHYKYWLGEVHHDNDQAGYDLAKKLYQQAKTNGHETIYPIAINGHYGTESDIRSNGAKRFFDEVGVVVQQTVYAGWSKEQAFDKTKKLLHRYPETNLIWCASDLMAMGAITAAASSTSQIVFGGFDWLSDTFDLIEHNEMQASVGGHFMMGAWALISVYDHYYGHPFWKDNTELAFDLSVITKENLADYYWIKSAKNWQSIDYKAMSLRGKPKEQYHFSPELLRKSLQK from the coding sequence ATGATTAAAAAAGTACTAATTGGGTTAGTGCTATGGATGGTGTGTTTTAGTGTTGATGCTAAACAGTCTTTAAATGTCTTGTTTGTTAATCCTTCTGTGCCTGGTGAACCATTTTGGCAGCGCGTTCAAGGCATTACAGAAGCGGCTGCGGATCAATTCGATATTAGACTAGATGTGATTTATGGAGAAGGAAACCGAATTATACAGCTCGCTGAGCTTAAAAAATATTTGAGTTATCGTGCTACTCCCGATTACGTCATCCTCATTAATTATCCCGGTGGTGCCGAAGAAAGCCTAAAGCTTTTAGAAAAATATGGGATCAATCATATTACTTTAGAAGAAACGATTTCTGGCCCTGAAAGGCTCGCAATAGGTAATCCAAAAGAACACTATAAGTATTGGCTTGGGGAAGTGCATCATGATAATGACCAAGCTGGTTATGATCTGGCAAAGAAACTATACCAACAGGCTAAAACTAACGGTCATGAGACAATTTACCCTATTGCTATCAATGGTCACTATGGCACAGAGTCAGATATTAGAAGCAACGGTGCAAAGCGCTTTTTTGATGAAGTTGGCGTGGTGGTTCAGCAAACCGTTTATGCCGGGTGGTCAAAAGAACAAGCCTTTGATAAGACTAAGAAATTGTTGCACCGCTATCCAGAAACAAACCTGATTTGGTGTGCGTCAGATTTGATGGCGATGGGAGCTATCACCGCAGCTGCATCAAGCACTTCACAAATAGTGTTTGGTGGGTTTGATTGGTTGTCGGATACTTTTGACCTTATTGAACATAATGAGATGCAAGCATCCGTTGGCGGGCACTTTATGATGGGAGCTTGGGCGTTGATTTCGGTGTACGATCATTATTATGGGCATCCCTTTTGGAAAGACAACACAGAGCTTGCGTTTGACTTAAGTGTGATCACCAAGGAAAATCTAGCGGACTATTACTGGATAAAGTCAGCGAAAAACTGGCAATCTATTGATTACAAGGCAATGAGCCTTAGAGGAAAACCTAAAGAGCAGTATCATTTTTCTCCTGAGCTATTAAGAAAAAGTTTGCAAAAGTAG